The following are from one region of the Ananas comosus cultivar F153 linkage group 20, ASM154086v1, whole genome shotgun sequence genome:
- the LOC109725597 gene encoding zinc finger protein ZIC 5-like has translation MIGSSGQNLNPNPNPYTASAAPSSSSSSAPSGGCGGGGGGGDASLPPMASSDPRLPLLNLAALGQRMESLRRFLADPGDHRSPIAAAELHRVSSEIASAVHQIILNGAALLASSHPLDLVPLPPPDPRTNAAPIASDGPDPPPPPPPPPPPSFPTAEPRQEGGGGGGGGGDGDSEESEGGFSCPFPGCNRNRAHRRFRPLKSAVCVKNHFKRSHCPKMYACHRCNKKSFSVLADLKSHLKHCGETPWLCSCGTSFSRKDKLFGHLALFEGHFPAVGEESSTGKRKEAEINRTTEGPNSGEGFDPDFFEGLMDEFEGISEGPMNWPAR, from the exons ATGATCGGCTCCAGCGGTCAAAAccttaaccctaaccctaatccttataccgcctccgccgcgccctcctcctcctcttcctctgcccCCAGTGGCGGCtgcggcggaggtggaggcggaggcgacgCTTCTCTCCCTCCCATGGCGAGCTCCGACCCCCGGCTCCCCCTCCTCAACCTCGCGGCCCTCGGCCAGAGGATGGAGTCGCTCCGCCGCTTCCTCGCCGACCCCGGCGACCACCGCTCgcccatcgccgccgccgagctCCACCGCGTCTCTTCCGAGATCGCCTCCGCCGTGCACCAGATCATCCTCAACGgcgccgccctcctcgcctcctccCATCCCCTCGACCTAgtccccctcccccctcccgaTCCGCGCACCAACGCCGCTCCGATCGCATCGGACGGTCCAgatccgcctccgccgccgcctcctcctcctcctccctcctttCCAACGGCGGAGCCGCGCcaagaaggcggcggcggcggcggcggcggcggcgacggggaCTCGGAGGAGTCggagggcg GCTTCTCGTGCCCCTTCCCGGGGTGCAACCGCAACCGCGCCCACCGCCGCTTCCGTCCCCTCAAGTCTGCGGTGTGCGTCAAGAACCACTTCAAGCGGAGCCACTGCCCGAAGATGTACGCGTGCCACCGCTGCAACAAGAAGAGCTTCTCGGTGCTCGCCGATCTCAAGAGCCACCTCAAGCACTGCGGCGAGACCCCGTGGCTGTGCTCCTGCGGCACGAGCTTCTCGCGGAAGGATAAGCTCTTCGGGCACCTGGCCCTGTTCGAAGGCCACTTCCCTGCGGTCGGGGAGGAGTCGTCCACGGGGAAGCGAAAGGAAGCTGAGATCAATAGAACAACGGAGGGGCCGAATAGTGGGGAGGGTTTCGATCCCGATTTCTTCGAGGGGTTGATGGACGAATTCGAAGGGATTAGCGAGGGGCCAATGAATTGGCCGGCCCGCTAG
- the LOC109725387 gene encoding non-structural maintenance of chromosomes element 3 homolog, translating to MGSNEDYSQIDVSLEEKDKLVAEVIRYVLFKTHQTAGCPIKREELAQIVTKNYRQRALPGLVISEAKEKLSSVFGYEMRELQRLRPLSRSTRSSQQCMVEAKSYIVTSQLPSDIYSKYVEDKENSHMTGFAFVVVSIVHLAGGKISEENLWHQLRRLGLNESDENHPVFGNSKQTLEMLVQQRYLQKEKVVGPEGNTLMYDLAERALDESISGKLKDYISQVVNKETTAEAD from the exons ATGGGTAGCAACGAGGATTACTCGCAAATCGATGTGTCATTGGAg gaGAAAGATAAGCTGGTTGCGGAAGTAATTCGCTATGTGCTGTTCAAGACGCACCAGACTGCCGGCTGCCCGATAAAGCGGGAAGAATTGGCGCAAATTGTGACAAAGAATTACCGCCAGCGCGCCCTTCCTGGGCTCGTGATAAGCGAGGCGAAGGAAAAGCTCTCGAGCGTTTTCGGGTACGAGATGAGAGAGCTCCAGCGGCTTCGTCCGCTGTCGCGGTCGACTCGCTCTTCGCAGCAAT GTATGGTAGAGGCAAAATCATATATTGTAACGAGTCAGCTGCCTTCCGATATCTATAGCAAATACGTGGAGGATAAAGAGAACTCCCATATGACCGGTTTCGCTTTTGTTGTCGTCAGCATTGTCCATCTCGCAGGCGGTAAAATTTCTGAAG AAAACTTATGGCATCAGTTGAGACGGCTGGGCTTAAACGAGAGTGACGAGAATCATCCGGTTTTTGGCAACAGTAAGCAGACACTGGAGATGCTTGTGCAGCAAAG GTACTTGCAGAAGGAGAAAGTTGTCGGCCCAGAAGGCAATACCTTGATGTATGATCTTGCTGAGAGAGCATTGGATGAGTCCATCAGTGGGAAATTAAAAGACTATATCTCGCAG